A window from Lachnoanaerobaculum umeaense encodes these proteins:
- the rpoZ gene encoding DNA-directed RNA polymerase subunit omega produces MLHPSYSELINVANADVDPGEAPVVQSRYSIVIASAKRARQIIDGEIPEVKADGKKPLSIAVEELFEQKVRITNDDPNNEA; encoded by the coding sequence ATGTTACACCCATCATACAGCGAACTTATCAATGTTGCAAATGCGGATGTAGATCCGGGAGAGGCACCTGTAGTACAAAGTAGATATTCGATCGTAATTGCAAGTGCAAAGAGAGCAAGGCAGATTATTGATGGTGAGATACCTGAGGTAAAGGCTGATGGAAAAAAGCCGCTTTCTATTGCAGTTGAGGAATTGTTTGAGCAGAAGGTTAGAATAACAAATGATGATCCTAATAACGAAGCTTAA
- the pgsA gene encoding CDP-diacylglycerol--glycerol-3-phosphate 3-phosphatidyltransferase, whose translation MNLPNKLTVLRVLLIPFFVASLLYKGGEDYKFRIIALVIFAIAALTDTLDGMIARKYNLITDFGKFMDPLADKVLVCSGLICFVELRQLSSIVVLVVIAREFIISGIRLVASDNGVVIAAAMSGKLKTVVQMITVILLIVNLPQLSMVTNIFIAIMLLLTLFSLGEYIIKNKNVIMSSK comes from the coding sequence ATGAATTTGCCAAACAAATTAACAGTTTTGAGAGTACTGTTGATACCTTTTTTTGTGGCAAGCCTTTTATACAAAGGTGGGGAAGATTATAAGTTTAGAATAATTGCACTTGTAATATTTGCGATTGCTGCACTAACAGATACCCTGGATGGAATGATTGCAAGAAAATATAATCTTATCACAGATTTTGGAAAGTTTATGGATCCACTTGCGGATAAGGTTTTGGTATGTTCCGGACTTATTTGTTTTGTTGAACTTAGGCAGCTTAGTTCAATTGTTGTACTTGTGGTTATAGCAAGAGAGTTTATAATAAGTGGTATAAGGCTTGTAGCCTCTGATAATGGTGTAGTTATTGCTGCGGCTATGTCAGGTAAGTTAAAGACAGTTGTACAGATGATCACAGTCATTTTGCTTATAGTTAATTTACCACAGCTGAGCATGGTGACAAATATTTTTATTGCTATTATGCTTTTACTTACATTGTTTTCACTAGGTGAGTATATTATAAAAAATAAGAATGTTATAATGAGTAGTAAATAA
- the rimO gene encoding 30S ribosomal protein S12 methylthiotransferase RimO has translation MKMSMVSLGCDKNTVDSEMMLGLMNEKGFEYTDVDEEAEVMIINTCGFIQSAKEESINAILEAAKLKEEGALKALIVTGCLAQRYKDEIIKEIPEVDALLGTSSFDKIVETVEDVLGGEVKNEFLDLDRLPSISNKRKNSTGGYYAYLKIAEGCNKNCTYCIIPSLRGNYRSYPLDDLINQAKDLTAQGIKELILVAQETTLYGVDLYGEKRLPKLLKELAKIEGIEWIRILYCYPEEITDELIEVIANEDKVCKYLDIPIQHASDKILRKMARRTSYNDLVNIIDKLRKNIPGITLRTTIISGFPGETEEDLETVIDFIKNMKFERLGVFTYSEEEGTVAAGFDNQIEEEEKEARRDRIMRVQQEISEQNLEKMVGKKFKVLIEGRLPEENVYIGRTYMDVPGVDGYVFVNTNRDFMSGDFCDVIITGSSEYDLIGDVL, from the coding sequence ATGAAGATGTCAATGGTGTCACTTGGATGTGACAAGAATACAGTAGATTCAGAGATGATGCTGGGTCTAATGAATGAAAAAGGATTTGAATACACAGATGTGGATGAAGAAGCTGAGGTAATGATAATTAATACCTGCGGCTTTATACAGTCTGCAAAAGAAGAAAGTATTAATGCCATTTTGGAGGCAGCAAAACTAAAAGAAGAAGGTGCTCTTAAAGCATTAATAGTTACAGGTTGTCTTGCTCAAAGATATAAAGATGAAATAATAAAGGAAATACCGGAGGTAGATGCTCTTCTTGGTACATCAAGCTTTGATAAAATAGTTGAAACTGTAGAAGATGTACTTGGTGGAGAAGTAAAAAATGAATTTCTTGATCTTGATAGATTGCCATCTATTTCAAATAAGAGAAAGAATTCAACAGGTGGATATTATGCGTATCTAAAGATTGCAGAAGGTTGCAATAAAAATTGTACATACTGTATTATTCCATCGCTACGTGGCAATTACAGAAGTTACCCACTTGATGATTTAATAAATCAGGCAAAAGATTTGACAGCTCAGGGAATCAAAGAACTTATTTTGGTAGCCCAGGAGACTACTCTCTATGGTGTAGACTTATATGGAGAGAAGAGATTACCAAAGCTTTTAAAGGAACTTGCAAAGATTGAGGGCATAGAGTGGATCAGAATACTTTATTGCTACCCGGAAGAAATCACAGATGAGCTCATTGAAGTGATAGCCAATGAGGATAAGGTATGTAAATATTTGGATATACCTATACAGCATGCTTCAGACAAAATACTTAGAAAAATGGCAAGAAGAACTTCATATAATGATTTGGTAAATATTATAGATAAGCTTAGAAAGAATATACCGGGTATTACACTTAGAACTACCATAATCTCGGGATTCCCCGGGGAGACAGAAGAAGATCTTGAAACAGTTATTGATTTTATCAAGAATATGAAATTTGAGAGACTGGGAGTTTTCACATATAGTGAAGAAGAGGGTACAGTTGCAGCAGGCTTTGATAATCAAATCGAAGAAGAAGAAAAAGAGGCTAGAAGAGATAGGATAATGAGAGTTCAGCAGGAGATATCAGAACAGAATCTTGAGAAAATGGTAGGAAAGAAATTCAAGGTGCTTATAGAAGGTAGACTTCCTGAGGAAAATGTATATATTGGAAGAACCTATATGGATGTTCCCGGTGTGGACGGATATGTGTTTGTAAATACTAACAGAGATTTTATGTCAGGAGATTTTTGTGATGTCATCATAACAGGTTCGTCTGAGTATGATTTGATAGGAGATGTACTATGA